Within the Telopea speciosissima isolate NSW1024214 ecotype Mountain lineage chromosome 4, Tspe_v1, whole genome shotgun sequence genome, the region gtggcaggagcctcatgcactgggtacacctttttttttttttttcgttacACGAGTATTTGGCTCATTATATGCTTAAATGATCTAAATTATGTAACAAGAGTCTGAGAGAGAGTATTTACATGGGTTCGATGGACATGCAAATTAaacagggattttttttttcttccgggTTCTTTAACGAAGGTTTCTTTTGAGATTTTTTCTccctccctttctttctctttggtaagTAGACCTGCTGTTAGGACCAAGCAGAATGTGACATGGTACTGGCATCTAATTATGTTGGAACATTTGGTTAGATAACGTTTTGCATTTTTTGTCCTTAGGGGACAAATACATCAATGGAGTGATCATACCTAGGCCTCCCCCTGTTCAATATGGGAGGTCACAAGGGCGATATGGTGATCGAAACAGAAACTATGACAGGCCAAGGTATGATAGACAAAGAGATCCACTGCCAGCACAAGGTAACTCACCATATGATCAGCAGGGATCTATGCAAGGAGATGGACGGAATTATGGGGCACAACAGAACTTCTCTCCACAACAAAACTATTCGCCTCAGCCAAATTACCCCCCACAGCAGAACTATGCACCACAACAAAACTACCCACCTCAGCAGAACTACACACCTCAGCAGAACTACCCGCCACAACAAAACTTTGCACCCCAACAGAACTACCCACAACAGAAAAACTATGGACCGCAGCAGAATTACCCCCCGCAACAAAGCTATACACCACAACAAAACTATGGTCCAACTGGACAGGGAGAACGAAGTAATCCCATGCCAATGGGCAATAGGGATTATAGAGGAGACAATAGGAACTTTGGCCCTTCACGTGGTGGAGAATATGGGCAAGGAGCAGGCACTGGCTATGGGCAGGTGGGGCAAAGGGATGCTGTTCAAGGAGAGCAGAAGAACTATGGAGCTCAAGGACAATTTGGGACTGAACAGGTACTTACTGTCTTTTCAATGGTAAAATCTGTACCCTTCTTCCAATTTAAGGAATATTTCAGCTTGCTGGGGTTGGGGGTAATAGGCAAGTCTCTTTTGTAGGAAAATTGCCCTTTTGATTAGCTAATGTATACTAatctcaaatcaaaaccaaagagTAGTTCAAATAGGATTGCAGAACAGGGAATATAAACcagaatatgagaaaaattatAAGTCGAAGCAATGGATTTAAATCACGGTATTGGGATCTGCATCTGTCCCACCCAATATGGATCGGCTGATATGGGTTGTATCAGACGGCTTTGccctcaattttttttggaaaagtcAATTTTTGGACCATTTTGCCCTCAGTGAGGACTACTGTATCGGTATCGGTTACCAGCAATACCAATAATTTGAATCATGCTCAGAACAGAAAGTTTAGAACAGCCTAAATTCTAGTCGAGTGGACTAATTCTGTCAGTAGAATAGGCCTGTAGAATCTGAAGAAATTCTGACCACAGAACAATAGATATAGGAAAGTCTACTGCTACTAGGAGGTGCAAGTAGCAGAACTAGAACTACAGGAATCGACTAGAGTTCTTCAGAAACAGTAATTGAGTTTCAGAGAGCTGGATGGCAGGAATTTGCCTCAGTTTATAGCTAAAATAGTGTTGTAACTAGGGAGAGATATAGTTTGAAAAGCAAGCTGTGAATTGATCTAGAACAGGAGTACTGCAGGTTAAAAGCATTTAAgtaggagaaaaagaatagaagaaaggatTGAAGAGATAACACCTTATTTGCAGTAGAATTTAGaactagaagaaaagaaagcagcAGTAGGCTAGAAGGCGAGCCTTCACCCATGTTTGCAGTGCTCAACAGCTTAAAAACTATTGGAAAAAAGTCAATTTCTAATATGAAATTTTGTCAATTGATGGGGTTATCTGTAATGATGGAGGGTATACATATTATAACTTTTTTATATCTCCTAAAAAACCTAATTCATAAAAGTACTCCCAATTACTCTCACACACTGAATAAAGTAAATAGATTCAAATTAGAACCCttttacttgttattttatgttcAACTGAAACACTTGTCTTGAGACAATAATTTCGTGTACCGACCTCACTGCCACTATATGGACTTATAATTAAGGCTGGATACAACATATAACCCATAAACAAGTATCCCAAAGCTCATAAAACCTATACACAATTCAAAATCTGGACCTTCCTAGACTCAATTGGGGcaggctcccccccccccccccgataGGTAGGTAGgtacaaggtttaaagtatcggtatcgggtatcgtattggttgggtgattttaagagatgtatcgtatcgtatagTTTCGTAGATACGTATTGAACAATACAGATacacatagaaatggtcaagatacacatggaaatacacttttggaacacaaaataatataaataagcaatatataataagtgtcatgcataaacactaaaatggtgaataatgtataaccaaacaagtgcattaaattgaaattgttataaaagatgaggtttcttacatgttgtaatcgtctatagccatgaagagtattggatgatgcaaaggatgatgttgtagcactctttgattcctttttaagtttaaaagtgtgaaaaaccaatattaaatgcaaaattttagactcttggttgagagttttccttcattttttcgttagattaggagttgtatcgagtctgtgagtgaaaatggaatttttatggaatgtatagatggtatcggtacgtattggtatgtatcgagccgtattggccgatacgtatcgatacgtattaaactaCCCACAGAATCCTTTACTGAATGTATCGGTCgtgtcgtatcgtatcgtatcgtatcgtatcggccgatacatttCGGTACAATTCGAGAtagttcatttaaaaaaaaaaggacatgtatcggtatgtattgtATCGGTATTAGTCGATACTgatacgtatcgtatcgtatcgtatcatatcggtcgatactttaaaccatgggtAGGTAGGttccaaggagagttgaactaaTGTAAGACTAAATTAAGGTTAATTTCCTTCCAAATAAAACCCacaaaccaaattagaaacaaaggcagaattagaaggtttagtaaatcaaaccaaaccagccactGGAACTCAACAAAACTTGGATCGATTGATGCTTGTACGGAGTAGAAGCACTC harbors:
- the LOC122657878 gene encoding multiple organellar RNA editing factor 1, mitochondrial-like, with translation MALSGLRLRRSLTLSSSLVRHHRLFSAISSSSSSALPHCILSPSIANSARSPSVQLPINHLANQALSFHSSSVLSLSARSRNNNDDEKISPDTILFEGCDYNHWLITMDFPKDPKPTPEEMVETYVQTLAKVFGSVEEAKKRMYACSTTTYTGFQAVMTEDESNKFQGLPGVVFILPDSYIDPVNKEYGGDKYINGVIIPRPPPVQYGRSQGRYGDRNRNYDRPRYDRQRDPLPAQGNSPYDQQGSMQGDGRNYGAQQNFSPQQNYSPQPNYPPQQNYAPQQNYPPQQNYTPQQNYPPQQNFAPQQNYPQQKNYGPQQNYPPQQSYTPQQNYGPTGQGERSNPMPMGNRDYRGDNRNFGPSRGGEYGQGAGTGYGQVGQRDAVQGEQKNYGAQGQFGTEQGQY